The following proteins are encoded in a genomic region of Brachypodium distachyon strain Bd21 chromosome 1, Brachypodium_distachyon_v3.0, whole genome shotgun sequence:
- the LOC100846233 gene encoding vegetative cell wall protein gp1: MQPTESAQRQASSAAAPRRSVGCMAGLLRLLSPYHRHRKRLTAKNATPEASPPPPPPPPEKKKPAAAPLAPVVVVPAKPKPQPSASTTGVRRRRSCEAPRSPTIAPEYRRASCDSPRPPPPAIVARLMGLEESAPPSPAAVTPRPRPVLPTRPPPPPPPPEMAAEKRRKLLGALERCDEDLKTLRRIIAAVRAAEMRSVPDVVGSVPAGAGKEGVIAEWMDGEPTPAPKHEKAARAEEECYPSPDSVLDAITSPRFPCRKRPPPPRCTLPDADSKPSCAAVVSRIVKPSRTLVFSGDYCKIKQYCNELHAVAMHHPPPAASMPAEGIIPRWTPSAAEAESWRHRRRWGLQAAGSAVRSRAMVESVVEVWGQGAGGERWEAGLVGVALERAILQDLVQDAVAELLAQSGPDAPAPYGHGQEGGGATCRKRLCF, encoded by the exons ATGCAGCCGACGGAGTCCGCGCAACGTCAGGCCTCGTCCGCCGCGGCGCCCCGGCGGAGCGTGGGGTGCATGGcgggcctcctccgcctcctctccccgtaCCATCGCCACCGCAAGCGCCTCACCGCCAAGAACGCCACGCCCGAGGCatccccgcctccgcctccgccaccgccggagaagaagaagccggcTGCGGCGCCATTAGCGCCGGTGGTCGTCGTCCCAGCGAAGCCGAAGCCGCAGCCGTCGGCGTCGACGACGggtgtccggcggcggcggtcgtgCGAGGCGCCTCGGAGCCCGACGATCGCGCCGGAGTACCGCAGGGCCAGCtgcgacagcccccggccgccgccgccggccatcgTGGCGCGGTTAATGGGCCTGGAGGAGTCGGCGCCGCCTTCCCCCGCCGCCGTgacgccacggccacggccggTACTCCCGacccgccctcctcctccgcccccgccaccTGAGATGGCCGCGGAGAAGCGGCGGAAGCTGCTGGGCGCGCTGGAGAGGTGCGACGAGGACCTCAAGACGCTGCGGCGGATCATCGCggccgtccgcgccgccgagaTGCGCTCCGTCCCCGACGTCGTCGGCTCGGTGCCTGCGGGGGCAGGGAAGGAGGGCGTTATCGCTGAGTGGATGGACGGCGaaccgacgccggcgccgaagCATGAAAAGGCGGCGCGGGCCGAGGAGGAATGTTATCCCAGTCCGGACTCGGTGCTGGACGCCATCACCTCCCCGAGATTCCCATGcaggaagcggccgccgcctccccgctGCACGCTTCCCGATGCGGATAGCAAGCCCAGTTGCGCCGCCGTCGTATCGAGGATCGTCAAGCCCTCACGAACTCTGGTTTTCTcgg GGGACTACTGCAAGATCAAGCAATACTGCAACGAGCTGCACGCCGTGGCCATGCACCACCCACCACCGGCGGCGTCCATGCCCGCCGAGGGCATCATACCGCGGTGGACGCCTTCGGCGGCCGAGGCGGAGAGctggcggcaccggcggcggtggggccTCCAGGCCGCAGGGTCCGCAGTTCGGAGCCGCGCGATGGTGGAGAGCGTGGTGGAGGTGTGGGGGcagggcgccggcggggagcgTTGGGAGGCCGGCCTCGTAGGCGTCGCCCTGGAGCGCGCCATCCTGCAGGACCTGGTCCAGGACGCCGTGGCGGAGCTGCTCGCGCAATCCGGCCCggacgcgccggcgccgtaCGGCCACGggcaagaaggcggcggcgccacgtgcAGGAAGAGGCTCTGTTTCTGA